The genomic segment CAGAGGGATCAGCGGTGAGCGGCGTACCCCTTCGATCAGCCGGGTCCTTACCATTGTAGGACAGATGCAACTGACGCCCACCTGCGTGCGCCGCAGCTCAAAACGCAGCGCTTCAGAGAACCCCACGACCCCATGCTTGGCCGCACAGTAAGCCGCCAATCCAGAGGCGCCAAACTTCCCCGCAATGCTGGCAATGTTGACAATATGCGCCTGCGGCTGGCGCATCAAATGTGGTAGTGCAGCATGCGTGAGCGCCATGAGTCCCGTCAGATCCACTGCGATCGTGCGCGCCCAGATGTCAAAGTCGGTCTCGGCAAACGGACCGCTCGGCAGCACGCCCGCGTTGTTCACCAGCACCGAAAAGCCCCCGGCTGCCACCGCTTCGTCTACCACACGCCGCACAGCCGTGTGATCAGCCACGTCCCCTTCGAGCGCCGTAAATCGGCGGCCCAGCGCTTCCACCTGCCGGGCGGTTTCAGTCATGTCATCTGAGCACAGATCGACCCCAATCACATGGGCGCCACGCCGCGCCAGCGCTACAGCCGTGGCCTGCCCGATCCCTCGGGCGGCTCCGGTCAGCAACACCGTCTGATCAGCTAACTGCATGATACCCCCTGTGTTGGAAATCTATGAGCTACTTTGCCGCAATGCCTGACGGGGTGGCCGCCGCCGTCCCTGCCGCCGTTCACGACGCAACTGGCGCAAGTAGCGATAAAAATCCACTTCCAGGGCATGACGCTGGGTAGGCACAAAGCGGCGACGGCGCCAGGCATCTTCCCGACGAATCCATCGCCACATAGCCTCCCGATCAGGTAATCCGGCCCGTCCCTCCAGCAGATCGGCCACCCATTCGGCCTGGACTTCAGCCAGCGGCATAATGGCCCCCAGTGGTTGCACCAACCCGATGAAATACAAGTTGGGGTGCTCAGGCGGCACCACATGCAGATAACGCGGCAGGTAATTATCCCGTACCTCCAGAAACGCTGGATCGAAAAACGGAAAGGTAACTCGGTAGCCAGTCGCATAGATGATCAGATCGACTTCGGCTGTGGAATCATCGGCAAACCGCACCTGCTTTCCTTCAAACTGCTGCAATCCAGGTCTGACCTGAATGCGGCCATGGCCAATAAGTGGTAATAGCTCAGTGGAGATGGTAGGATGCTCGGCCCCCAGCGGGTAGTCGGGCACTGGAAAGCCATACCGTCGCTGATTGCCTCGCGTCAGATAAACCAGCAGACGAAAGAGGGCACGTTGAACAGACAGCGGCAACCGTGCCGTCCACGGCGTCAACCAGGTATCAAGGGGCCGTCCCAGCAGGTACTTGGGAATCACATGCGCACCGCGGCGGGTCGAAAGCAAGACGGCTCGGGCATGATGGACGGCTTCGCAGGCAATATCGCAGGCCGAGTTGCCAGCCCCTACTACCAACACCCGTTTGCCCCGCAGCACTTCGGGCGTCCGGTAATCGCGGGCGTGCATGATTTCGCCCTCGAACGTGCCCGGCACATCGGGCCAGTTGGGACACCAGTGGTGCCCGTTAGCCACCATGACCGCGCCGTAGCGTTCCGTGCGCGTCACCCCGGTGTCCAGATGCCGCACCGTCACGTCGTACGTGCCGCCTTCCGCAGGCTCGACCCGCACCACTTCCGTACGAAATGTAATCGTATGCCGAAAGCCGAAGTGCTCGACGTAGCGCTCAAAATAGACAAGCA from the Rhodothermus sp. genome contains:
- a CDS encoding SDR family NAD(P)-dependent oxidoreductase; the encoded protein is MQLADQTVLLTGAARGIGQATAVALARRGAHVIGVDLCSDDMTETARQVEALGRRFTALEGDVADHTAVRRVVDEAVAAGGFSVLVNNAGVLPSGPFAETDFDIWARTIAVDLTGLMALTHAALPHLMRQPQAHIVNIASIAGKFGASGLAAYCAAKHGVVGFSEALRFELRRTQVGVSCICPTMVRTRLIEGVRRSPLIPLVQPEEVAWAVVRAIERSLPEIFVPRHLRLLVDVLPAVAPPLFRWLVHRDAAADGWLEARRPLPA
- a CDS encoding NAD(P)-binding domain-containing protein, which encodes MKACIIGAGPSGLVTAKVLHQRGLPFDCFEKGSDIGGLWRYDNDSGLSPAYASLHVNTSKTKTAFSDFPMPDDYPDFPSHAQMLVYFERYVEHFGFRHTITFRTEVVRVEPAEGGTYDVTVRHLDTGVTRTERYGAVMVANGHHWCPNWPDVPGTFEGEIMHARDYRTPEVLRGKRVLVVGAGNSACDIACEAVHHARAVLLSTRRGAHVIPKYLLGRPLDTWLTPWTARLPLSVQRALFRLLVYLTRGNQRRYGFPVPDYPLGAEHPTISTELLPLIGHGRIQVRPGLQQFEGKQVRFADDSTAEVDLIIYATGYRVTFPFFDPAFLEVRDNYLPRYLHVVPPEHPNLYFIGLVQPLGAIMPLAEVQAEWVADLLEGRAGLPDREAMWRWIRREDAWRRRRFVPTQRHALEVDFYRYLRQLRRERRQGRRRPPRQALRQSSS